A window of the Branchiibius hedensis genome harbors these coding sequences:
- a CDS encoding AAA family ATPase, with the protein MLRTLAIRGYRSLRDVTVPLSGLTVITGPNGSGKSSLYRAVRLLADVGSGRLIGSLAREGGLGSALWAGPAELRSARSSGVTQGVLRKGPISLLVGFGSDDFGYLMDLGLPPQSPEARLAPQPSLFLRDPEIKREVVFAGTAMRRANVLARRSWGLVEVADADLDGSAGWQRLSDKLAPYRSMLTEYADPSRAAELVAVREQLRSWRFYDGFRADVDAPARHPMVGTRTPVLADDGRDLAAALQTIIEDGRRQLDETIDDAFPGSSIEIVENDGLFDIALQQPGMLRTMRAAELSDGTLRYLLWVAALLSPAPPPLLVINEPEASLHPSLLEPLARLITATATRSQVIVVTHSSAMTAALEAVPVLEWDGEQPLLLPLNRDTGETVVEGLGALTTPEWQWGSRRS; encoded by the coding sequence ATGTTGCGCACCCTGGCCATCCGCGGCTACCGCTCCCTGCGTGACGTGACCGTGCCGTTGTCGGGATTGACCGTCATCACCGGCCCCAACGGCAGCGGCAAGTCGTCGCTCTACCGGGCGGTGCGGTTGCTGGCCGACGTCGGATCCGGACGACTGATCGGCTCGTTGGCCCGCGAAGGGGGTCTGGGTTCGGCGTTGTGGGCAGGCCCGGCGGAGTTGCGCTCGGCGCGGTCCAGCGGGGTCACCCAGGGCGTCTTGCGCAAAGGACCGATCAGCTTGTTGGTCGGATTCGGCAGCGATGACTTCGGCTACCTGATGGACCTGGGTCTGCCGCCGCAGTCGCCGGAGGCGAGGCTGGCCCCGCAGCCCTCACTCTTCCTGCGCGACCCGGAGATCAAACGGGAGGTGGTGTTCGCCGGCACGGCGATGCGCCGGGCCAACGTGCTCGCCCGACGGTCCTGGGGACTGGTCGAAGTGGCCGACGCCGACCTTGATGGGTCGGCCGGCTGGCAGCGGCTGAGCGACAAACTCGCCCCCTACCGATCGATGCTCACCGAGTACGCCGATCCAAGCCGAGCCGCCGAACTCGTCGCTGTCCGTGAGCAATTGAGGTCCTGGCGGTTCTACGACGGCTTCCGCGCGGACGTGGACGCGCCCGCTCGGCACCCCATGGTCGGTACCCGCACACCGGTGTTGGCTGACGATGGCCGCGACCTGGCAGCGGCGCTGCAGACGATCATCGAGGACGGCAGACGGCAGCTCGATGAAACGATCGACGACGCCTTTCCTGGGTCCAGCATCGAGATCGTTGAGAACGACGGCCTGTTCGACATCGCGTTGCAACAGCCCGGGATGCTGCGCACAATGCGCGCCGCCGAACTGTCCGACGGCACGTTGCGCTACCTGTTGTGGGTGGCCGCGTTGCTCAGCCCGGCGCCCCCGCCGCTGTTGGTGATCAACGAGCCGGAGGCGTCCTTGCATCCCTCGTTGTTGGAGCCGCTGGCCCGGCTGATCACCGCAACCGCGACCCGCTCCCAGGTCATCGTGGTGACCCACTCATCGGCGATGACGGCTGCGCTTGAAGCGGTTCCGGTGTTGGAGTGGGACGGCGAGCAGCCCCTTTTGCTGCCCTTGAACCGCGACACCGGTGAGACGGTGGTCGAGGGCCTGGGTGCGTTGACTACGCCTGAGTGGCAATGGGGTTCGCGCCGATCATGA
- a CDS encoding aspartate aminotransferase family protein produces the protein MSTTPETSTAATASGAGTTPRGTDRYVAARDHLWGHFTRQSVYEPVAEGGLGAHVPIIERGEGAWIWDVNGKKYFDGLAGLFTVQVGHGRAELAEAAAKQAEKLAFFPIWSYAHAPAIDLAERLATYAPGDLNRAFFTTGGGEAVESAWKLAKQYFKLTGKPTKHKVISRSIAYHGTPQGALAITGIPDLKIPFEPLVPGAFRAPNTNIYRAQPELRDDPKAFGRWAADRIGEAIEFEGPDTVAAVFLEPVQNAGGCFPPPPGYFERVREICDEYDVLLVSDETICAFGRIGEIFACNDFGYVPDIITTAKGLTSGYSPLGVMMASDRLFEPFRKGTEAFGHGYTFGGHPVSAAVAMANLDIFEREKLTDHVHENAPKFRSTLEKLLDLPIVGDVRGEGYFYGIELVKDKETRETFNEEESERLLRGFLSKALFEAGIYCRADDRGDPVIQLSPPLIIGQDEFDWIEGTLRGVLTEALDIL, from the coding sequence ATGAGCACCACACCCGAAACCTCAACTGCCGCAACCGCTTCCGGTGCGGGTACGACGCCCCGCGGCACCGATCGGTACGTCGCCGCCCGAGACCACCTGTGGGGTCACTTCACCCGGCAGTCGGTCTACGAACCCGTTGCCGAGGGCGGTCTCGGCGCGCACGTGCCGATCATCGAGCGTGGTGAAGGCGCCTGGATCTGGGACGTCAACGGCAAGAAGTACTTCGATGGCCTGGCCGGTCTGTTCACGGTGCAGGTGGGCCACGGCCGCGCCGAACTGGCGGAAGCCGCAGCCAAGCAGGCCGAGAAGCTGGCCTTCTTCCCGATCTGGTCCTACGCCCACGCCCCGGCGATCGACCTGGCCGAGCGCCTGGCGACCTACGCCCCCGGCGACCTGAACCGCGCCTTCTTCACCACCGGCGGTGGTGAGGCGGTCGAGTCCGCCTGGAAGCTGGCCAAGCAGTACTTCAAACTGACCGGCAAGCCCACCAAGCACAAGGTGATCAGCCGCTCCATCGCCTACCACGGCACCCCGCAGGGCGCGTTGGCGATCACCGGCATCCCGGATCTGAAGATCCCCTTCGAGCCGCTGGTGCCGGGCGCGTTCCGTGCTCCGAACACCAACATCTACCGCGCGCAGCCCGAACTGCGCGACGACCCGAAGGCGTTCGGTCGCTGGGCCGCCGACCGCATCGGTGAGGCCATCGAGTTCGAGGGACCGGACACCGTTGCGGCCGTCTTCCTGGAGCCGGTGCAGAACGCCGGTGGTTGCTTCCCGCCGCCGCCCGGCTACTTCGAGCGGGTGCGCGAGATCTGCGACGAGTACGACGTGTTGCTGGTCTCGGACGAGACCATCTGCGCGTTCGGCCGGATCGGAGAGATCTTCGCCTGCAACGACTTTGGCTACGTCCCCGACATCATCACCACCGCCAAGGGCCTGACCTCCGGCTACTCCCCGCTCGGGGTGATGATGGCCAGCGACCGGCTCTTCGAACCGTTCCGCAAGGGCACCGAAGCGTTCGGTCACGGCTACACCTTCGGTGGCCACCCGGTCTCCGCCGCGGTCGCGATGGCCAACCTGGACATCTTCGAGCGCGAGAAGCTCACCGACCACGTGCACGAGAACGCGCCCAAGTTCCGCTCCACCTTGGAGAAGCTGCTCGATCTGCCGATCGTCGGCGACGTCCGCGGTGAGGGCTACTTCTACGGGATCGAACTGGTCAAGGACAAGGAGACCCGGGAGACCTTCAACGAGGAGGAGTCCGAGCGGCTCCTGCGCGGATTCCTGTCCAAAGCTCTGTTCGAGGCCGGCATCTACTGTCGCGCCGACGACCGCGGTGACCCGGTCATCCAGCTCTCCCCGCCGCTGATCATCGGCCAGGACGAGTTCGACTGGATCGAGGGGACGCTGCGCGGGGTTCTGACGGAGGCGTTGGACATCCTCTGA
- a CDS encoding winged helix DNA-binding domain-containing protein, with protein sequence MRQAASEVALLRVISQQLATPASSLTNAVTHLTCLQAQDWKASRSALALRSDTAVADVDEAANSAAIVRSWPMRGTLHWLPAQDLQWMLSLTSAATVRAAAGRHRQLGIADRDVEEVRSLTQAALADGGCSRSDLKAAWVSAGVDVAGQRFIHLLQRLALDGVVCLGPVVDSQQHLVLCATWIPSSRTLERDAAIVEFAQRYLRSHGPASMADFCWWSKLLVRDVKPLWAQIVSAFEEIQLDGRALYVDPRTLDALPNLRAAARAPMLLPAFDELIIGYADRAPTLSPSDFEKVVPGRNGYFLPTVLHQGRAVATWKAEDPVVTAPFGNGLPTAVDRALPRLARTFPR encoded by the coding sequence GTGAGGCAGGCCGCGTCCGAGGTTGCGTTGCTGCGGGTCATCTCCCAGCAGTTGGCCACACCGGCCTCGTCACTCACGAATGCCGTCACTCATCTCACCTGCCTGCAAGCCCAGGACTGGAAGGCGTCACGGTCGGCCCTGGCCCTGCGCTCCGATACGGCTGTGGCAGACGTGGACGAGGCAGCGAATTCCGCTGCGATCGTGCGCAGTTGGCCGATGCGTGGAACCTTGCACTGGCTGCCTGCGCAAGACCTGCAGTGGATGCTGTCCCTGACCTCGGCAGCGACCGTGCGCGCCGCCGCCGGTCGGCATCGGCAACTCGGGATCGCTGACCGGGACGTCGAGGAAGTGCGCTCCTTGACGCAGGCGGCTCTGGCCGACGGTGGCTGCTCGCGGAGCGACCTGAAGGCAGCCTGGGTCAGCGCCGGCGTGGACGTCGCCGGGCAGCGGTTCATCCATCTGCTGCAACGCCTCGCACTGGACGGTGTGGTCTGCCTCGGTCCGGTCGTCGACAGCCAGCAGCACCTCGTGCTCTGCGCCACCTGGATCCCGTCGTCCCGCACGCTGGAGCGGGACGCTGCCATCGTGGAGTTCGCGCAGCGCTATCTGCGCTCGCACGGACCCGCGTCCATGGCGGACTTCTGTTGGTGGAGCAAACTCCTCGTGCGGGACGTGAAACCGTTGTGGGCCCAGATTGTTTCGGCGTTCGAGGAGATCCAGCTCGATGGCCGAGCCCTCTACGTCGATCCGCGGACTCTCGACGCATTACCCAACCTGCGGGCCGCTGCGCGCGCCCCCATGTTGCTGCCCGCCTTCGACGAACTGATCATCGGGTACGCCGATCGGGCACCAACGCTGTCGCCGTCCGACTTCGAGAAGGTGGTACCTGGCCGCAACGGCTACTTCCTGCCGACGGTGCTGCACCAGGGACGTGCGGTGGCCACCTGGAAAGCCGAGGATCCTGTGGTGACAGCGCCGTTCGGCAACGGGTTGCCCACGGCGGTCGATCGCGCCCTCCCGCGCCTCGCACGCACCTTCCCGCGATGA
- a CDS encoding saccharopine dehydrogenase family protein, with amino-acid sequence MTERDYDIVLYGATGFVGKLTAEHLAAHAPDGVRIALAGRSPSKLEVVHADLGVDWPLVIADSSDPDSLKALAESTRVVISTVGPYAKYGLPLVEACATAGTDYVDLTGEVLFVRESIDRFHALAGSTGARIVHSCGFDSVPSDLAVYELAQVAGPLTDTTSYVRMKGGVSGGTVASAREQMAQVRSDKAKRAIALDKFALSPDRAAEPKGEWKDSLTVWHSDEMHSWAAPFIMSTFNTRIVRRSNALLGYAYGEGFRYRETLTTGDGWQGRLRAEAIAKGMAAGMAALSVGKLAPLIDKVVPAPGEGPSEEDRTNGRFSVEARSGGYRSVVAAKGDPGYAATCVMLGESALALATQRDDLPMPEGLDGGVLTPATALGSVLSDRLRAQGFTITAGPVTT; translated from the coding sequence ATGACCGAGCGTGACTACGACATCGTCCTGTACGGCGCAACCGGATTCGTCGGCAAACTCACCGCCGAGCATCTGGCGGCGCACGCCCCCGACGGTGTGCGGATCGCGCTGGCCGGGCGGTCACCGAGCAAGTTGGAGGTGGTCCACGCCGACCTTGGTGTGGACTGGCCTCTGGTGATTGCCGATTCGTCCGATCCGGACTCTCTGAAGGCACTCGCCGAGTCGACGCGGGTTGTGATCAGCACGGTCGGGCCCTACGCCAAGTACGGGCTGCCGCTGGTCGAGGCGTGCGCGACGGCGGGCACTGACTATGTCGACCTGACCGGCGAGGTGCTCTTCGTGCGGGAGTCGATCGACCGCTTCCACGCGTTGGCCGGCTCGACCGGTGCGCGGATCGTGCACTCCTGCGGCTTCGATTCGGTGCCCTCCGACCTCGCGGTCTACGAATTGGCCCAGGTGGCTGGGCCGCTCACCGACACCACGTCGTACGTTCGGATGAAGGGCGGCGTCAGTGGCGGCACCGTCGCCTCGGCGCGCGAGCAGATGGCGCAGGTGCGCTCGGACAAGGCCAAACGGGCGATCGCGCTGGACAAGTTCGCCCTCTCCCCCGACCGCGCCGCCGAGCCGAAGGGTGAGTGGAAGGACTCGCTCACGGTGTGGCACAGCGACGAAATGCACTCGTGGGCAGCGCCGTTCATCATGTCCACCTTCAACACCCGGATCGTGCGGCGCAGCAACGCCCTGCTCGGTTACGCGTACGGCGAGGGGTTCCGTTATCGCGAGACCCTCACCACTGGTGACGGTTGGCAGGGTCGCCTGCGGGCCGAGGCCATCGCCAAGGGCATGGCGGCCGGAATGGCGGCGCTGTCTGTCGGCAAGCTGGCACCGTTGATCGACAAGGTCGTCCCCGCTCCCGGTGAGGGCCCGTCCGAGGAGGACCGCACCAACGGTCGGTTCAGCGTGGAGGCTCGCTCGGGCGGTTACCGCAGCGTCGTCGCAGCCAAGGGCGATCCCGGCTACGCGGCGACCTGCGTGATGCTCGGCGAGAGCGCTCTGGCGTTGGCGACCCAACGCGACGATCTGCCCATGCCCGAAGGCCTCGACGGCGGGGTGCTCACTCCGGCCACCGCCTTGGGCAGTGTGCTGTCGGATCGGTTGCGCGCACAGGGTTTCACGATCACTGCGGGGCCGGTCACGACGTGA
- a CDS encoding 4'-phosphopantetheinyl transferase family protein, producing the protein MKNTVQVWVSSAKGPLDWLNPTERERLSRYKSVTAATDFLVGTTLARFALGAWLGVPEAEVPLDRTCERCGAPHGRPRVAGANLSIAHANGTALVAVGDTPVGVDLEPLGRAVPADCGAADLQDWVRKEAALKLTGDGLRIPMQQIGIETDRVVQWPSDELPDIVIRDLDIPGFTAAVAVAPGAVVELRFTTGPDERRGRPDPRISPGA; encoded by the coding sequence ATGAAGAACACCGTCCAGGTGTGGGTGAGTTCCGCGAAAGGTCCGCTCGACTGGTTGAACCCCACTGAGCGGGAGCGCCTTTCGCGCTACAAGTCCGTCACCGCGGCGACGGACTTCCTGGTGGGCACGACGCTCGCGAGGTTCGCGCTGGGGGCTTGGCTCGGCGTACCGGAAGCTGAGGTGCCCCTCGACCGGACGTGCGAAAGATGCGGGGCACCCCACGGGCGACCACGCGTGGCTGGCGCGAACCTCAGCATCGCGCACGCCAACGGAACAGCGCTGGTCGCAGTCGGCGACACCCCGGTTGGAGTGGACCTCGAACCCCTCGGTCGAGCGGTTCCCGCCGATTGCGGCGCCGCGGACCTGCAGGACTGGGTGCGCAAAGAAGCTGCCCTCAAACTGACCGGGGACGGCCTGCGGATCCCGATGCAGCAGATCGGTATTGAAACCGACCGGGTTGTGCAATGGCCCTCAGATGAACTGCCAGACATCGTGATTCGCGACCTAGACATTCCTGGGTTCACCGCTGCCGTTGCGGTTGCGCCCGGCGCAGTTGTTGAACTGCGGTTCACGACCGGCCCCGATGAACGCCGGGGCCGGCCGGATCCAAGAATCAGCCCTGGCGCTTGA
- a CDS encoding Lrp/AsnC family transcriptional regulator translates to MRSRSGDAGAMDDTAKAIIAMLQRDGRAPYATIAREVGLSEAAVRARVQRLLENETLQIVAVTDPTQVGFQRQALIGITVRGDIQKVADQLARLDEAAYVVVTAGRYDILIEVVCEDDDHLLNLLGSRIRAVDGVAQTETLMYLNLTKQRYDWGTR, encoded by the coding sequence ATGCGCAGCCGAAGTGGCGACGCCGGTGCCATGGACGACACCGCGAAGGCGATCATCGCGATGCTGCAGCGCGATGGACGTGCGCCCTACGCCACCATTGCACGCGAGGTGGGTCTGTCGGAAGCCGCCGTCCGCGCCCGGGTGCAACGGTTGCTCGAGAACGAGACGTTGCAGATCGTCGCGGTCACCGATCCCACCCAGGTGGGCTTTCAGCGCCAGGCGCTCATCGGCATCACCGTGCGCGGCGACATCCAGAAGGTCGCCGATCAACTGGCCCGTCTGGACGAGGCTGCCTACGTCGTGGTGACCGCTGGACGCTACGACATCCTGATCGAGGTCGTCTGTGAGGACGACGATCACCTCCTGAATCTGCTGGGTAGTCGGATCCGCGCCGTCGACGGCGTCGCGCAGACCGAGACCCTGATGTATCTCAACCTGACGAAACAGCGCTACGACTGGGGAACCCGATGA